The following coding sequences are from one Pseudonocardia sp. HH130630-07 window:
- a CDS encoding WhiB family transcriptional regulator: MSEQQNVTSIDSRRPGRPRLRPAGLRSSGPVWNWRAAARCRAGTAEELFVTGADQREAREFCFACPVRTECLAHALDQQIEFGVWGGMTERERRAVLRRRPEVSDWSNLLGQARNDHYAGRTRGA, from the coding sequence ATGTCCGAGCAGCAGAACGTCACCTCGATCGACTCCCGCCGCCCCGGCCGGCCGCGGTTGCGGCCGGCCGGTCTGCGGTCGTCGGGTCCGGTCTGGAACTGGCGGGCCGCCGCGCGCTGCCGGGCCGGCACCGCCGAGGAGCTGTTCGTCACCGGCGCCGACCAGCGCGAGGCCCGTGAGTTCTGCTTCGCCTGCCCGGTCCGCACCGAGTGCCTGGCGCACGCCCTGGACCAGCAGATCGAGTTCGGGGTGTGGGGCGGCATGACCGAGCGCGAGCGGCGGGCCGTGCTCCGCCGGCGGCCCGAGGTCAGCGACTGGTCGAACCTGCTGGGCCAGGCGCGCAACGACCACTACGCCGGACGCACCCGCGGGGCGTGA
- a CDS encoding penicillin-binding protein: MRFPRRLLRPLGVLAGLCVLLGVVTAGMAFPLAGGVGILSNQAGDSVTSSSVDLVNNPAPRTTTVTDSEDRPIAYLFDQNRTEVGDDQIAPAMKAATLAIEDRRFYDHDGVDWQGTLRALVANSASGDVVQGASTLTQQYVKNYMLYVDAQTEAERLKATEQTAARKLKEARVALQLERQLSKDQILNRYLNIVFYGNGSFGIAAAARTYFNTTPDKLTVPQAAMLAGMVQSTSRFDPVQNPDDALQRRNVVIDQMRQQGMIDDAQARQATAAPLGVADPLVRVPNGCLGAGDRGFFCKYVVQYLTEAGFSEEQINRGGYTIKTSLDPRAMNEVKRSLDAEVPPDTPNVANVMSLVQPGKDKHRVLAMGSSRTFGLDADAEETSYGLPYQPVNLGAGSTYKIFTAATALEKGLGINYSMQVPPSGYASPIYVDGSGRPIPVGNASEGLPPRMSMTDALAQSPNTAFIKLEEFTGVPDVVDMAVRLGMKSLATTPFVDPGSGERTDRSIAEVIKEQKLASFTLGVTPTSVMELANVGATLFSGGTWCPPSPIDSITDANGKDVPITEEPCQQAVDPALANTLVTGMSKDDISGTSAAAARAAGWNRPMAGKTGTTQQHKSAAFVGGVPEMSGAVITFDNSNSPRPLCDGGGAPFACGNGNIFGGKTPARTWYGAVGPLLAGTPPTPLPPTDPRFLDGGAESRIPDVVGRPLRDARGELEGQGWQVTTRTVDNRAAEGTVVGQEPRGAALPGEQVTLQVSSGSVPAPPPPPGAGPPPGGPPPPGGPPPGEGDGGGDGDGGDDGGGPPPGDG, translated from the coding sequence GTGAGGTTCCCCCGCCGCCTGCTCCGCCCGCTCGGTGTGCTCGCGGGCCTGTGCGTCCTGCTCGGCGTCGTCACGGCGGGAATGGCGTTCCCGCTGGCGGGCGGGGTCGGTATCCTGTCGAACCAGGCGGGGGACAGCGTCACGTCCAGCTCGGTCGACCTGGTCAACAACCCGGCCCCGCGGACGACGACGGTGACCGACTCCGAGGACCGCCCGATCGCCTACCTGTTCGACCAGAACCGGACCGAGGTGGGCGACGACCAGATCGCCCCCGCGATGAAGGCGGCGACGCTCGCGATCGAGGACCGCCGGTTCTACGACCACGACGGCGTGGACTGGCAGGGCACGCTGCGCGCGCTCGTGGCGAACTCGGCCTCCGGCGACGTCGTGCAGGGCGCGTCGACGCTGACCCAGCAGTACGTCAAGAACTACATGCTCTACGTCGACGCGCAGACCGAGGCCGAACGGCTGAAGGCGACCGAGCAGACGGCGGCCCGGAAGCTGAAGGAGGCCCGGGTGGCGCTGCAGCTGGAGCGCCAGCTGTCCAAGGACCAGATCCTCAACCGCTACCTCAACATCGTCTTCTACGGCAACGGCTCGTTCGGGATCGCGGCAGCCGCCAGGACGTACTTCAACACCACGCCGGACAAGCTGACCGTCCCGCAGGCCGCGATGCTGGCCGGGATGGTCCAGTCGACGTCCCGGTTCGACCCGGTGCAGAACCCGGACGACGCCCTGCAGCGGCGCAACGTCGTGATCGACCAGATGCGCCAGCAGGGCATGATCGACGACGCGCAGGCCCGGCAGGCCACGGCGGCGCCGCTCGGGGTGGCGGACCCGCTGGTCCGGGTGCCGAACGGCTGCCTCGGGGCCGGTGACCGCGGCTTCTTCTGCAAGTACGTCGTCCAGTACCTCACCGAGGCCGGCTTCTCCGAGGAGCAGATCAACCGGGGCGGCTACACGATCAAGACCAGCCTGGACCCGCGGGCGATGAACGAGGTCAAGCGGTCGCTGGACGCCGAGGTCCCGCCGGACACCCCGAACGTCGCGAACGTGATGTCGCTGGTGCAGCCGGGCAAGGACAAGCACCGCGTGCTCGCGATGGGATCGAGCCGCACCTTCGGCCTGGACGCCGACGCCGAGGAGACCAGCTACGGGCTGCCGTACCAGCCGGTCAACCTGGGCGCCGGTTCGACGTACAAGATCTTCACGGCGGCGACCGCCCTGGAGAAGGGCCTCGGCATCAACTACTCGATGCAGGTCCCGCCGTCCGGGTACGCGTCCCCGATCTACGTCGACGGCAGCGGGCGCCCGATCCCGGTCGGCAACGCCAGCGAGGGCCTGCCGCCGCGGATGAGCATGACCGATGCGCTGGCCCAGTCGCCGAACACCGCGTTCATCAAGCTGGAGGAGTTCACCGGGGTCCCGGACGTCGTCGACATGGCGGTCCGGCTCGGGATGAAGTCGCTGGCCACGACGCCGTTCGTAGACCCGGGCAGCGGGGAGCGGACCGACCGCTCGATCGCCGAGGTGATCAAGGAGCAGAAGCTCGCGTCGTTCACCCTCGGCGTGACGCCGACGTCGGTGATGGAGCTCGCGAACGTCGGGGCGACGCTGTTCTCCGGCGGTACCTGGTGCCCGCCGTCGCCGATCGACTCGATCACCGATGCGAACGGCAAGGACGTCCCGATCACCGAGGAGCCGTGCCAGCAGGCGGTGGACCCGGCGCTGGCGAACACCCTGGTCACCGGCATGAGCAAGGACGACATCTCCGGCACGTCCGCGGCCGCGGCCCGGGCGGCGGGCTGGAACCGGCCGATGGCGGGCAAGACCGGGACGACCCAGCAGCACAAGTCGGCGGCGTTCGTCGGCGGGGTGCCGGAGATGTCCGGCGCGGTGATCACCTTCGACAACTCGAACTCGCCGCGACCGCTGTGCGACGGCGGCGGTGCCCCGTTCGCCTGCGGGAACGGCAACATCTTCGGCGGCAAGACCCCGGCCAGGACCTGGTACGGCGCCGTGGGGCCGCTGCTGGCGGGCACCCCGCCGACGCCGCTGCCCCCGACCGACCCGCGCTTCCTCGACGGTGGCGCCGAGTCCCGGATCCCGGACGTCGTCGGCCGCCCGCTGCGCGACGCGCGCGGCGAGCTGGAGGGCCAGGGCTGGCAGGTCACCACGCGCACGGTGGACAACCGGGCCGCGGAGGGCACCGTCGTCGGGCAGGAGCCGCGGGGTGCCGCGCTGCCGGGCGAGCAGGTGACGCTGCAGGTGAGCAGCGGCAGCGTGCCCGCGCCGCCCCCGCCGCCCGGCGCCGGCCCGCCGCCGGGCGGTCCGCCGCCTCCCGGTGGCCCGCCGCCGGGTGAGGGCGACGGCGGTGGTGACGGCGACGGCGGGGACGACGGCGGCGGACCTCCGCCCGGCGACGGCTGA
- a CDS encoding MFS transporter: MSPEAPRAEHGGSSVLSIPAFRRLWSVTILTSTGEWMSLLALTSLATHLTAGAGYTAQSFALGGVVATKLVPSLLLGPLAGVLADRFDRRTVMVVCDLAKFGLLVSVPFAGSLWWLLVVTLLIELCTMFWIPAKDAAVPNLLRRPDQMEAAAQLGLVVTYGVAVLAGAGLFALVTKAAPLIDETHPIAAVNVALFLNSFVFLISAVVVALRIPEISGRPAAADRRAVPPSMLFLLRDGFRFVVATPLVRGLAVGIVGAFTAGGAVIATAKLYASSLGGGDAAYSVLFVAVFAGLAAGMGIGPRLARRLPHDRLFGTAIVAAGLSLVLVAVAVHLFMAIATVLLVSCFAGIAFLTGLTIIGTRVADEVRGRINAFVQSLVRLVLLGSMSLVPVIVGIVATRTVTIADLTVVVDGTRFVLAGGGIVAAVVGAVAHRQMAGRRSERTGSTPEGVS; the protein is encoded by the coding sequence GTGTCCCCGGAGGCACCGCGCGCCGAGCACGGCGGGTCGTCGGTGCTCTCGATCCCGGCGTTCCGCCGCCTGTGGTCGGTCACCATCCTCACCTCGACCGGCGAGTGGATGTCCCTGCTCGCCCTGACCTCGCTGGCCACGCACCTGACCGCCGGGGCGGGGTACACCGCGCAGAGCTTCGCGCTCGGCGGCGTCGTCGCGACCAAGCTCGTCCCGTCGTTGCTGCTCGGGCCGCTCGCCGGGGTGCTGGCCGACCGGTTCGACCGGCGCACCGTGATGGTCGTCTGCGACCTGGCGAAGTTCGGGCTGCTGGTGTCGGTCCCGTTCGCGGGGTCGCTGTGGTGGCTGCTCGTGGTCACGCTGCTGATCGAGCTGTGCACCATGTTCTGGATCCCCGCGAAGGATGCCGCGGTCCCCAACCTGCTGCGCCGCCCGGACCAGATGGAGGCCGCCGCCCAGCTCGGGCTGGTGGTCACCTACGGGGTCGCGGTGCTGGCCGGAGCCGGGCTGTTCGCGCTGGTCACCAAGGCCGCGCCGCTGATCGACGAGACCCACCCGATCGCCGCGGTCAACGTGGCGCTGTTCCTCAACTCGTTCGTCTTCCTGATCTCCGCGGTCGTGGTGGCGCTGCGGATCCCGGAGATCTCCGGCCGGCCCGCCGCGGCCGACCGGCGGGCGGTGCCGCCGTCGATGCTGTTCCTGCTCCGCGACGGGTTCCGGTTCGTCGTCGCCACCCCGCTGGTGCGCGGGCTGGCCGTCGGGATCGTCGGGGCCTTCACCGCGGGCGGTGCGGTGATCGCCACGGCGAAGCTCTACGCGTCGAGCCTCGGTGGTGGCGACGCCGCGTACTCGGTGCTGTTCGTGGCCGTGTTCGCCGGGCTGGCGGCCGGGATGGGGATCGGGCCGCGGCTCGCCCGCCGGCTGCCGCACGACCGGCTGTTCGGCACCGCGATCGTCGCCGCCGGGCTCTCGCTGGTGCTCGTCGCGGTCGCGGTGCACCTGTTCATGGCGATCGCCACGGTGCTGCTGGTGAGCTGCTTCGCCGGCATCGCCTTCCTCACCGGGCTGACGATCATCGGGACCCGGGTCGCCGACGAGGTCCGCGGTCGGATCAACGCGTTCGTCCAGTCGCTGGTGCGGCTGGTACTGCTCGGGTCGATGTCGCTGGTGCCGGTGATCGTCGGGATCGTCGCGACCCGGACGGTCACGATCGCGGACCTGACGGTCGTCGTCGACGGGACCCGGTTCGTCCTGGCCGGGGGCGGGATCGTGGCCGCGGTCGTCGGTGCGGTCGCCCACCGTCAGATGGCCGGCCGCCGGTCCGAGCGGACCGGGAGCACACCGGAGGGAGTGTCGTGA
- a CDS encoding DNA polymerase III subunit delta', translating to MSVWSDVVGQPAAVAELGAAAADPAAMTHAWLFTGPPGSGRSNAARAFAAALQCRYDGCGECAACRTTLAGTHADVREINPEGLSIKVDEMRALVQLAARRPATGSWQVVIIADADRLTEGASNALLKAVEEPAPETVWLLCAPSDHPEDVPVTIRSRCRPVHLRSPSAEAVAGVLRERDGIDPEQARWAASVCGGHVGRARRLARDAGARARREQILGVPTSLRRLGDAFSHADVLIRSAEGEADELRASRDGAEREELAVAMGAGGTGKGAAAAARSAKAAERDLEKRQKSRATRTQRDALDRALVDLAGFYRDVIVAASGAEVPLTNPDREREIRGAAAEWGADSALRRLEAVLSCREGLEQNVKPRIAVEAMMTALHRG from the coding sequence GTGAGCGTCTGGAGCGATGTCGTGGGGCAGCCGGCGGCCGTCGCCGAGCTGGGGGCCGCCGCCGCGGACCCGGCCGCGATGACGCACGCCTGGCTGTTCACCGGGCCACCCGGGTCCGGCCGGTCGAACGCGGCGCGCGCGTTCGCCGCCGCGCTGCAGTGCCGCTACGACGGCTGCGGTGAGTGCGCGGCCTGCCGGACCACGCTCGCGGGGACCCACGCCGACGTCCGGGAGATCAACCCGGAGGGACTGTCGATCAAGGTCGACGAGATGCGCGCGCTGGTGCAGCTGGCCGCGCGGCGCCCGGCCACCGGCTCCTGGCAGGTCGTGATCATCGCCGACGCCGACCGGCTCACCGAGGGCGCGTCGAACGCGCTGCTCAAGGCGGTCGAGGAACCCGCGCCGGAGACGGTGTGGCTGCTCTGCGCGCCGTCGGACCACCCGGAGGACGTGCCGGTCACGATCCGCTCCCGGTGCCGCCCGGTGCACCTGCGCAGCCCTTCGGCGGAGGCCGTCGCCGGCGTGCTGCGCGAACGCGACGGGATCGACCCGGAACAGGCCCGGTGGGCGGCCTCGGTGTGCGGCGGCCACGTCGGCCGGGCGCGCCGGCTGGCCCGTGACGCCGGGGCCAGGGCCCGCCGGGAGCAGATCCTCGGCGTCCCGACCAGCCTGCGCCGCCTCGGTGACGCGTTCTCCCACGCCGACGTCCTGATCCGGTCCGCGGAGGGCGAGGCGGACGAGCTGCGCGCCTCGCGGGACGGTGCCGAGCGCGAGGAGCTCGCCGTCGCGATGGGGGCCGGCGGTACCGGCAAGGGTGCGGCCGCCGCGGCGCGGTCGGCGAAGGCCGCCGAGCGGGACCTGGAGAAGCGGCAGAAGAGCCGGGCCACGCGCACCCAGCGCGACGCGTTGGACCGGGCCCTGGTGGACCTCGCCGGGTTCTACCGGGACGTGATCGTCGCCGCGTCCGGGGCCGAGGTGCCGCTGACCAACCCCGACCGGGAACGGGAGATCCGCGGCGCCGCCGCCGAGTGGGGTGCCGACTCGGCACTGCGCCGGCTGGAGGCGGTGCTGTCCTGCCGCGAGGGCCTGGAGCAGAACGTGAAGCCGCGGATCGCGGTCGAGGCGATGATGACGGCGCTGCACCGTGGCTGA
- a CDS encoding 2'-5' RNA ligase family protein — protein sequence MADPDDRPLVLTALLDDDTQGRLDDLRERHFPPERNHLAAHLTLFHALPGDAATEVAADVLAAAERVPLPARVDGLRLLGRGVAYTVACPDLVALRRGLASRWAARLSRQDTGKSDLHVTVQNKVDPAVARALHDDLAAAFTPWTATVTGLALWRYAGGPWEPGPRFTFSR from the coding sequence GTGGCTGATCCCGACGACCGGCCGCTCGTCCTGACCGCGCTGCTCGACGACGACACCCAGGGCCGCCTCGACGACCTGCGGGAGCGCCACTTCCCGCCGGAGCGCAACCACCTCGCCGCGCACCTCACGCTGTTCCACGCGCTCCCCGGCGACGCCGCGACCGAGGTGGCCGCGGACGTGCTGGCCGCCGCGGAACGGGTGCCGCTGCCGGCCCGGGTGGACGGTCTGCGGCTGCTGGGGCGCGGCGTCGCGTACACGGTGGCCTGCCCGGACCTGGTCGCACTGCGCCGCGGGCTCGCGTCGCGCTGGGCCGCGCGCCTGTCCCGGCAGGACACCGGGAAGTCCGATCTGCACGTCACCGTCCAGAACAAGGTGGACCCGGCCGTCGCCAGGGCGCTGCACGACGACCTCGCCGCGGCGTTCACGCCGTGGACCGCGACGGTCACCGGGCTGGCCCTGTGGCGCTACGCCGGGGGCCCGTGGGAGCCCGGCCCGCGGTTCACGTTCAGCCGCTGA
- a CDS encoding M20/M25/M40 family metallo-hydrolase: MVTRWVAVLVLVGVACLSWADGRAPAPLPSDAPAQVFAADRAMRTVEELATGPRPVGSPAARQTRDELSARLSAAGLTTRVHASTGVDGRDRRMVAAPVDNLVATLPGTDPTGTVVLAAHYDSVANGPGAADDMSSVAAILEAVRALRTGPPLRNDLVVLFTDAEEPGLLGAQAWVREELGSRPTVVVNFEARGTSGPSLMFQTSTGNAGLVRAFAEAVPHPVGDSSLVEAYRLLDNDTDLSRVLDAGRPGLNFAFIEQPVNYHTTGDSPVNLDAASVQGHGEAALGLAQVLGARDLGPLDPAASGAAPEDDVTYFRFLGLLVVYPAWLVWPLAGLGLAAVAGAVVAGRRRGVLTVPRLLGVVVSVPVAAVVGAVLSVGLWELLVALRPAYADVGPFLHRPVPFQSAAVATAVLVTALWYLAVRRWAGAAAAATGAGVVVALLGVLTAATVPGVSFLFALPAIGAGLGLVATVLIVRTPVAGTAVAALGAVPAAVLLAPLSWELFALSGISDGVAVLVQVVVLALLAVVLVPTADAGAGRGWPVPVTAAVLAVVLAGTGLVLDRPSADRPQASHLAFLQDTGTGGAHWISADTAPAPWTAGYLDDGPARALPWPDDAPVRSGPATPLDRPGPVVEILERGPERLVVRVVSARGATSVTLHSDRPVPSVVVAPDGRPAVRRDGAIDEIRLHAVPASGMRVELTRPGPEPVALTVTDLTPGLTGAPGFRPRPPELRGSGQWSSDQVALSRTVSG; the protein is encoded by the coding sequence ATGGTGACGCGCTGGGTGGCGGTTCTGGTCCTGGTCGGGGTGGCGTGCCTGTCCTGGGCGGACGGGCGCGCCCCGGCCCCGCTCCCGTCCGACGCACCGGCGCAGGTGTTCGCCGCGGACCGCGCGATGCGCACGGTCGAGGAGCTGGCCACCGGGCCCAGGCCGGTCGGGAGCCCGGCGGCCCGGCAGACGCGCGACGAGCTGTCGGCCCGGCTCTCGGCGGCCGGGCTCACCACCCGGGTGCACGCGTCCACCGGTGTGGACGGCCGGGACCGCCGGATGGTCGCCGCCCCGGTGGACAACCTGGTCGCGACGCTGCCCGGCACGGACCCGACGGGCACCGTCGTCCTCGCCGCGCACTACGACTCGGTCGCGAACGGCCCGGGGGCCGCCGACGACATGTCCTCGGTCGCCGCCATCCTGGAGGCGGTGCGGGCCCTACGGACCGGTCCGCCGCTGCGCAACGACCTGGTCGTGCTGTTCACCGACGCCGAGGAGCCCGGCCTGCTCGGCGCGCAGGCCTGGGTCCGCGAGGAGCTCGGATCGCGCCCGACGGTCGTCGTGAACTTCGAGGCCCGCGGGACGTCCGGGCCGTCGCTGATGTTCCAGACGTCCACCGGCAACGCGGGCCTGGTCCGGGCGTTCGCGGAGGCCGTGCCGCACCCGGTCGGGGACTCCTCGCTCGTCGAGGCCTACCGCCTGCTGGACAACGACACCGATCTGAGCCGGGTGCTCGACGCCGGCCGGCCCGGCCTGAACTTCGCCTTCATCGAGCAGCCGGTGAACTACCACACCACCGGGGACTCCCCGGTCAACCTCGACGCGGCGAGCGTGCAGGGGCACGGCGAGGCCGCGCTCGGCCTCGCGCAGGTGCTCGGCGCGCGTGATCTCGGACCGCTCGATCCGGCCGCGTCCGGCGCCGCGCCGGAGGACGACGTCACCTACTTCCGGTTCCTCGGGCTGCTCGTGGTGTACCCGGCCTGGCTGGTGTGGCCGCTGGCCGGACTGGGGCTGGCCGCGGTCGCCGGGGCGGTCGTGGCGGGGCGCCGACGTGGCGTCCTGACCGTGCCCCGGCTGCTGGGTGTCGTGGTCTCGGTGCCGGTGGCGGCCGTCGTCGGGGCGGTGCTGTCGGTCGGGCTGTGGGAGCTGCTGGTCGCGCTGCGGCCCGCCTACGCCGACGTCGGGCCGTTCCTGCACCGTCCGGTCCCGTTCCAGTCCGCGGCCGTGGCGACGGCGGTGCTGGTCACCGCGCTCTGGTACCTGGCGGTGCGGCGGTGGGCCGGTGCCGCCGCGGCCGCCACCGGGGCGGGCGTGGTCGTCGCGCTGCTGGGCGTGCTGACCGCCGCGACGGTGCCCGGGGTGTCCTTCCTGTTCGCGCTGCCGGCGATCGGTGCCGGGCTGGGGCTCGTCGCCACCGTGCTGATCGTCCGCACCCCGGTCGCCGGGACGGCGGTGGCCGCCCTCGGCGCGGTACCGGCCGCCGTCCTGCTGGCCCCGCTGAGCTGGGAGCTGTTCGCCCTCTCCGGGATCTCCGACGGTGTCGCGGTGCTGGTGCAGGTCGTCGTCCTGGCGCTGCTCGCGGTGGTGCTCGTGCCGACCGCCGACGCCGGTGCCGGGCGGGGATGGCCGGTGCCCGTGACCGCGGCGGTGCTCGCCGTCGTCCTCGCCGGGACCGGGCTGGTGCTGGACCGCCCGTCCGCGGACCGGCCGCAGGCGTCGCACCTGGCGTTCCTGCAGGACACCGGCACCGGTGGGGCCCACTGGATCAGCGCCGACACCGCCCCGGCCCCGTGGACCGCCGGGTACCTGGACGACGGGCCCGCCCGGGCCCTGCCGTGGCCGGACGACGCGCCGGTGCGGTCCGGGCCGGCGACGCCGCTCGACCGGCCGGGCCCGGTGGTGGAGATCCTCGAACGGGGTCCGGAACGGCTGGTCGTCCGGGTCGTGAGCGCCCGCGGAGCCACGTCGGTCACGCTGCACTCCGATCGGCCGGTGCCGTCCGTCGTCGTGGCGCCGGACGGGCGCCCGGCGGTGCGCCGGGACGGGGCGATCGACGAGATCCGGCTGCACGCCGTCCCGGCGTCCGGGATGCGGGTCGAGCTGACCCGGCCGGGGCCGGAGCCGGTCGCGCTGACCGTCACCGATCTGACACCCGGGCTCACCGGAGCCCCCGGTTTCCGGCCCCGGCCGCCGGAGCTGCGGGGATCCGGGCAGTGGAGCAGCGACCAGGTGGCGCTGAGCCGGACGGTCAGCGGCTGA
- a CDS encoding site-specific integrase, whose protein sequence is MSVYGGVDQVTGKQIRLRETVPARATKRETEREADKAVTRLLNQVDERRSPRTEATVNQLIDRWLDVIEVERKTRAGYVGKIEKHIRPTIGRLQVGRVTAETLDTLYARLRRCRDHCHGEKYIQHRTTAEHVCDEHSTRRKCVKIATGDLDAKCKWCSRICRQHVCTPLSAGSVRVVHAILSGAFQRAIRWGWIATSPVDQVDPPSVPRPNPNPPTAEEAAQIMQAAESDPDWSALIWLTMTTGARRGEICGLRWPDVDLERGVVVFRSSIGQIAGDVWEKDTKTHQHRRVTIDPELVLVLMAHRERCEARAAELDTTVRRDGFVFSPAIDGAVQLNPDTVTQRYGRMVKRLGITTHLHCLRHYSATELIAAGVDIRTVAGRLGHAGGGSTTLRTYTAFVLESEQRSAAALASRRPFSARKK, encoded by the coding sequence GTGAGCGTGTACGGCGGCGTCGACCAGGTCACGGGGAAGCAGATCCGGCTCCGCGAGACGGTGCCCGCCCGTGCCACGAAGCGGGAGACCGAGCGCGAGGCGGACAAGGCCGTGACGCGCCTGCTCAACCAGGTCGACGAGCGCCGGAGCCCGCGGACCGAGGCGACGGTGAACCAGCTCATCGACCGCTGGCTCGACGTGATCGAGGTCGAGCGCAAGACCCGCGCCGGGTACGTCGGGAAGATCGAGAAGCACATCCGGCCGACGATCGGCCGGCTCCAGGTCGGTCGGGTGACGGCGGAGACGCTGGACACCCTCTACGCACGCCTCCGCCGGTGCCGAGACCACTGCCACGGCGAGAAGTACATCCAGCACCGCACGACGGCCGAGCATGTCTGCGACGAGCACTCGACCCGACGGAAGTGCGTGAAGATCGCGACGGGTGATCTGGACGCGAAGTGCAAGTGGTGCAGCCGGATCTGTCGTCAGCACGTCTGCACGCCGCTGTCGGCCGGGAGCGTGCGAGTGGTCCACGCGATCCTGAGCGGTGCGTTCCAGCGCGCGATCCGCTGGGGTTGGATCGCCACGAGCCCGGTCGACCAGGTCGACCCGCCGTCCGTGCCGCGGCCGAACCCGAACCCGCCCACCGCGGAGGAGGCCGCGCAGATCATGCAGGCGGCCGAGAGCGACCCGGACTGGTCCGCGCTGATTTGGCTGACGATGACGACCGGTGCACGGCGTGGGGAGATCTGCGGGCTGCGGTGGCCCGACGTCGACCTGGAGCGCGGGGTGGTGGTGTTCCGGTCGAGCATCGGGCAGATCGCCGGGGACGTGTGGGAGAAGGACACCAAGACCCACCAGCACCGGCGGGTCACCATCGACCCGGAGCTGGTCCTGGTCCTGATGGCGCACCGCGAGCGGTGCGAGGCCCGCGCGGCCGAGCTGGACACGACGGTCCGGCGGGACGGGTTCGTGTTCTCGCCAGCGATCGACGGGGCAGTGCAGCTGAACCCGGACACGGTTACCCAGCGGTACGGGCGGATGGTGAAGCGGCTCGGAATCACGACGCACCTGCACTGCCTCCGGCACTACTCGGCGACCGAGCTCATCGCGGCCGGGGTGGACATCCGGACCGTCGCCGGGCGGCTCGGGCACGCGGGTGGTGGGTCGACGACGCTGCGAACCTACACCGCGTTCGTGCTGGAGTCCGAGCAGCGGTCGGCCGCTGCGCTGGCGAGCCGCCGGCCGTTCTCCGCGAGGAAGAAGTGA
- a CDS encoding phosphotransferase enzyme family protein — translation MSVVHPYGCAVAGAPSSPTFGRDSTTPVLREACRRAGLSADGAELLRLGENAIYRLAGAPVVVRIARSAQRWPDAVKEVRMSRWLAEQGVRVVRLADVEDQPFDVDGHPVTFWKYIDGRRGRPSDVGDLARILRSIHELPVDQAPELPQFDPFARVVHRIEQSPIPDDDRAFLADTLSQVRDQLRDLDFPLAPAVLHGDAHVQNLMVPADGRPVVIDLENMALGQPEWDLNVTATEWQVAGFWQDERYREFSEEYGFDVSRWSGFAVLRRVQAIKMTTWIMQNLNESREIRDQYERRMRTIREGESLRSWRPF, via the coding sequence GTGAGCGTCGTCCATCCGTACGGTTGCGCTGTGGCCGGTGCACCCAGCTCTCCGACCTTCGGACGCGACTCGACGACGCCCGTTCTGCGCGAGGCGTGCCGTCGGGCGGGTCTCTCGGCCGACGGTGCGGAGCTGCTCCGCCTCGGCGAGAACGCGATCTACCGACTTGCCGGTGCACCCGTCGTCGTACGGATCGCGCGGTCGGCGCAGCGGTGGCCCGACGCGGTGAAGGAAGTCCGGATGTCGCGGTGGCTCGCTGAGCAGGGCGTCCGTGTCGTCCGGCTTGCGGACGTCGAGGACCAGCCATTCGATGTCGACGGCCACCCGGTGACGTTCTGGAAGTACATCGACGGTCGCCGCGGTCGCCCGAGCGACGTCGGGGATCTCGCCCGCATCTTGCGGTCCATCCACGAGCTGCCCGTCGACCAGGCGCCGGAGCTGCCGCAGTTCGACCCCTTCGCTCGGGTCGTGCACCGCATCGAGCAGTCGCCCATCCCAGACGACGACCGTGCGTTTCTCGCCGACACTCTTAGCCAAGTCCGGGATCAGCTGCGGGACCTCGATTTCCCCCTCGCCCCTGCTGTGCTGCACGGCGACGCCCACGTGCAGAACCTCATGGTTCCGGCGGACGGGCGGCCGGTCGTCATCGACCTGGAGAACATGGCGCTCGGACAGCCCGAGTGGGATCTGAACGTCACCGCAACCGAGTGGCAGGTCGCCGGATTCTGGCAGGACGAGCGATACAGGGAGTTTTCCGAGGAGTACGGATTTGATGTATCGAGATGGTCAGGTTTCGCAGTTCTAAGGCGAGTTCAGGCGATCAAGATGACCACCTGGATCATGCAGAACCTCAACGAGTCGCGCGAGATCCGCGATCAGTACGAGCGTCGGATGCGGACCATTCGGGAGGGTGAGTCGTTACGCAGTTGGAGGCCGTTCTGA